The Chthoniobacterales bacterium genome segment ATTGGTAACCTCGTGAATAAGCTTCGTCCCGCCCTCATCCTTGCCGCTGCGGCCCTGTCGCTGCGTGTGCTGACCGCTGCCACCGTCACGGCCGAGCTCTCGGCCGACGAAACCTCGGTCGGCACGCCGGTGCAATTGCAGGTGAGGATCGATGGCACGACGAACGTGATCATGCCGCCATCGATCGATGTCGCCGGGCTCGACGCACGGATGGCTGGCCGCTCGAACTCGATCCAGGTGCAGGTCATCAATGGTCGCCTGACGACATCGAGTTCCTACGCCTACACGATCGTTCCCATGCGGGAAGGCACGTTCGAGATCCCTTCGATCGAGATCACGGTCGATGGGAAGAAGCAGCGCACCGCCCCGCAGAAGCTTGTTGTCCAGCCGGGAACGGGCAATGCCGGCTCGGCGGGCATTGCGACCGCGCCTCCCGCCGGGCAGTCGCCGCGTTCGCGGGCCCGGGCGACGGGCGACGACGGGAAGATGTATTTCGGCGAGGTGCTGGTGCCGAAGAAGAGCATCTATGTCGGCGAGGTCGTGCCCGTCGACGTGCGCTTCTATTTCAACGAGCAGGGCTCGTTCCGGCTGACCGGCCAGGAACCGCAGGTGAGCGGGGAGGGCTTCACCGTCGAGAAGTTTTCGCCGCCGCGGCAGACCGAGGAAGTCGTCGGCGACACGACCTATCACGTGCTGTCCTTCAAGACCGCGATCACCGCGGTGAAGAGCGGGGAATTGGAGACGCCGAAGGCTTCGCTGCCGGCGATTGCGCGAGTGCCCTCGTCGGCCGCACCGCCCGCGATGAACGACATTTTCAGCCAGATGTTCGGAGGCCAGGGGCTCAGCGAGGAGCAGGAGATCAAGGTCGAGAGCACGCCGGAGGGGATCCGCGTGAAGGGGCTCCCGGCGGCGGGCCGTCCCGACAGTTTTTCCGGCGCAGTGGGGGAGTTTACGCTCGCGGCCAGCACGGACGCAACCAAGGCGGCGGCAGGCGATCCCGTGACCTTGAAAACGGCGATCACCGGACGCGGAAACTTCAGTGGCATGGGCGAGCCGAAGCTCGTCGATACGGACGGCTGGCGCGTGTATCCGCCCACGGACAAGTTCGAGAAATCCGACACGCTCGGGTTGAGCGGCACGAAGACGTTCGAGACGCCGATCGTTGCGCAGGAGCCTCGGACGCACACGCCGGTCGCCGAGTTTTCGTATTTCGATCCGGCGAAGGAAAAATACTTCACCCTTCGCAGCGAGCCGATCGCGGTGGAGGCGGCGGCTGCGCCGGCCGTGGCCGCGGCGACGGCCGATGCGAGCGCCACGCCCGAACCGACTGCCCCGGCGGCGCCGGATGCGACGGGACTGTGGATCGCCCATGCCACGCCGCGGTCCTGGGAGTCCGTGGTCCGGCAGCCGGCATTCTGGATCGTCAATGGAGTTGCCGCGCTGGCTTATCTGGCGTTGCTGACCGGCGCTCTCGTGCAACGCTCCCGGCGCGGACCGGCGGCAGCGCGCGCGGCGCAGGTGCGGGAACGTGATCGGATGATTGCCGACCTCGGGCGATCGGGAATCGCGGAGGAGGATTTTTACCCGAAAGCCCACGCGGTGCTCTCGACGCAGGCGGCCCTTGCGGGCGAGAGCGGGGCGTTTGAATTGATCGATGCGCTGGAATCCCGCGGCCACGACACGAGTGAGCTGCGGGCGGTGCTCGCCCGCGCGGACGAGATCAAGTTCAGCGGCGGCGGGGTGTCCGCCAAAGTGGACGCCGCGGAGCAGCGGCGCGTGATGGGATTGCTGCGGAAGGTTTGCCGATGAAAACGTGGGTTCTGATTTCTTGTTTCGCGCTGATGGCGGGCTCCGGAGCGCTGGCGGCCGATGCGAAGGCCGACTTCGATGCCGGGAAGTTTGCCGATGCGGCCCGGCAGCTCGAAACGACCGTGGCGACCGGGCAGCCAAGCGCGGAGCAGTTCTATGACCTGGGTCTCGCCTACGAGAAAGCCGGCGAGCCGGTTTCCGCGGCGCTGAATTACCAACGCGCCCTGCTGCTGGATCCGGGCCTCAAGCCGGCGCGGAATTCTCTCGCGCTGCTGGCGGCAGCCCACAATGTGAAGCTTCCCGCGCCGTCGTGGCTGAGCGTCGTGAGCGCGGTCGCGCATCCCGACGCGTGGATCGTGGCCGGCGTCGTCGCCGTGTGGCTGGGAGCCTTCGGTCTGCTGGCGGCGTTCCGTTTCCCGAAGCGGACGGGCAAGATCGCTCTCGCCGTGCTGGCGATCGTGGCGGGCGGAGCGGCGGTTTCGGTCGGCTGGCTTTCGGATGTCCGCCTTGGCGCGACGCGCCCTGCGATCGTGACGGCGAAGGATGGCGCGGAGGTTCTCAGCGCGCCGGCGAACAATTCCAGCGTGGTCGCCACGTTGCCGGCGGGTTCCCCGGTGGG includes the following:
- a CDS encoding BatD family protein, with amino-acid sequence MNKLRPALILAAAALSLRVLTAATVTAELSADETSVGTPVQLQVRIDGTTNVIMPPSIDVAGLDARMAGRSNSIQVQVINGRLTTSSSYAYTIVPMREGTFEIPSIEITVDGKKQRTAPQKLVVQPGTGNAGSAGIATAPPAGQSPRSRARATGDDGKMYFGEVLVPKKSIYVGEVVPVDVRFYFNEQGSFRLTGQEPQVSGEGFTVEKFSPPRQTEEVVGDTTYHVLSFKTAITAVKSGELETPKASLPAIARVPSSAAPPAMNDIFSQMFGGQGLSEEQEIKVESTPEGIRVKGLPAAGRPDSFSGAVGEFTLAASTDATKAAAGDPVTLKTAITGRGNFSGMGEPKLVDTDGWRVYPPTDKFEKSDTLGLSGTKTFETPIVAQEPRTHTPVAEFSYFDPAKEKYFTLRSEPIAVEAAAAPAVAAATADASATPEPTAPAAPDATGLWIAHATPRSWESVVRQPAFWIVNGVAALAYLALLTGALVQRSRRGPAAARAAQVRERDRMIADLGRSGIAEEDFYPKAHAVLSTQAALAGESGAFELIDALESRGHDTSELRAVLARADEIKFSGGGVSAKVDAAEQRRVMGLLRKVCR
- a CDS encoding SH3 domain-containing protein gives rise to the protein MKTWVLISCFALMAGSGALAADAKADFDAGKFADAARQLETTVATGQPSAEQFYDLGLAYEKAGEPVSAALNYQRALLLDPGLKPARNSLALLAAAHNVKLPAPSWLSVVSAVAHPDAWIVAGVVAVWLGAFGLLAAFRFPKRTGKIALAVLAIVAGGAAVSVGWLSDVRLGATRPAIVTAKDGAEVLSAPANNSSVVATLPAGSPVGVRSPRGAWAYVDLADGAKGWVQTERLAPIVPGEVF